A window from Mus caroli chromosome 2, CAROLI_EIJ_v1.1, whole genome shotgun sequence encodes these proteins:
- the LOC110290352 gene encoding olfactory receptor 5AK2-like has protein sequence MKHSNDSKVTEFILLGFAGQNESWHILFVVFLVIYIATLVGNIGMILLIKLHSSLHTPMYFFLQHLAFVDLCYSSAITPRTLQNFVSTKPSISFTGCLAQLLVYGIFVTSDCFILAAMAVDRYVAICNPLRYPIIMSQRLCILLLLGSYTMGFLNATVNTGFTFLSNFCKSNVINHFFCDVPPILALSCSSIDLNIMVLTIFVGFNLTFTVSVVILSYTFILAAILRMSSASGRRKAFSTCASHMTAVTIFYGTLSYMYVLHGTDRSQEQEKVASVFYGIMIPMLNPLIYSLRNQDVIEALRHIGNKCF, from the coding sequence ATGAAACACAGTAATGACTCCAAAGTGACTGAATTTATTCTCCTGGGATTCGCTGGTCAAAACGAGTCTTGGCACATCCTCTTTGTGGTATTCCTAGTAATTTACATAGCCACCTTAGTGGGCAACATTGGCATGATCCTGCTCATCAAGCTTCATTCTTCACTGCAcactcccatgtactttttcctgcAGCATTTGGCTTTTGTTGACCTCTGTTACTCCTCTGCCATCACTCCCAGGACACTGCAAAATTTTGTAAGCACAAAACCATCCATCTCCTTCACAGGATGCTTAGCTCAATTACTGGTCTATGGTATCTTTGTAACCAGTGACTGCTTCATCCTTGCTGCTATGGCTGTCGATCGTTATGTGGCCATCTGTAACCCACTGCGCTATCCTATTATCATGTCCCAGAGACTCTGCATTTTGCTGCTGCTTGGTTCATACACTATGGGCTTCCTTAATGCCACTGTAAATACAGGTTTTACTTTCTTATCAAACTTCTGTAAATCCAATGTCATTAATCATTTTTTCTGTGATGTACCACCAATTCTAGCCCTCTCTTGTTCCAGTATTGACCTCAATATCATGGTACTGACAATTTTTGTGGGTTTTAACTTGACATTCACTGTGTCTGTTGTCATTCTTTCTTACACATTTATCTTGGCTGCCATCCTAAGGATGTCTTCAGCTTCAGGAAGGAGAAAAGCTTTCTCCACGTGTGCATCCCATATGACCGCTGTCACTATATTCTATGGAACACtctcatacatgtatgtacttcATGGGACTGACAGATCTCAAGAACAGGAGAAGGTAGCTTCTGTGTTCTATGGTATTATGATTCCCATGTTAAACCCCCTCATCTACAGCCTAAGAAACCAGGATGTGATAGAAGCCCTGAGGCACATAGGAAACAAATGTTTCTAG